The Stackebrandtia nassauensis DSM 44728 genome includes the window GGGGTGGTGTACATGTCGTCGACGTACTGGTCGTGCCCCTCACCGATGAACTGGCGAATCGCGAGGTAGTACGCCAGCGCGACCGGGTCGCGCCGGATCTCGGCCTTGCGCTCGGCGATGTCGGGAACGGCGTTGATCTGACCGACGGGGTCGAGGTTCTCGTCGTCGGAGACCACGTCGATGGTGCCGTCCCAGTTGTTGCCGACGAACAACACCGGCCGGGTCTGGTGTTCGTCGGCGGTCGCGGTGTCGGCGACGAGAACGGCGGGTGCACTCAGGACGATCACGGCGGCGAGGGCGGTGACGAGGGTTCGGGCGGACGCGCGGGACATGGGGGCCTCCCAGAAGCGAAACCACATTACCTACTAGTCAGTAATGTCCGCTCATCCTATAAGCCGCAAACACACTTTTCAATATTCCGATCCCGGCGACGGCGCCCGTGCTCCATAAGCGACGTCACCGGGAACCGGCTGCTCAGCGCTTGGCGCGCCACACCATCACGACGGCCGCCGCCCCGACGACCACCGGCAACAACCCCAGCGTGCTGTACGGGTACGGAATGACGTTGGCGTACTCGCCACCGGTCGCGCTCACGTTGTACAGGGCAACCAGCGCGCCGAGCCCGAACAGGATCGTGCCGGTGATCCGGGCCCACTTGGCGCCCTTGGTGACTCCCCGGATCGTCGACAGCCACCCGACGACACCCAGGCCGTTGACAATGGACAGATAAACGATGATCGCGTTGTGGTCGGCGGCGACCAGCGACGCCGACCAATCCGGATACGCGGCCCGCACGTGGGCGGTCAGGCTGTCGGCGGTCGCCAGGTCGATCAGCGGCACGGCCAGGGCCAGCACGCTCACCGCCAACCCCGCGTACATCACCATCGCCCGGCGACGCTCGGGACTCGGCGCCACCTTCGCGGCCGTGACTTCAACTGACATGGGTCCTCCTCGAACTCGACGGGTCGAACGAATTCTTACGTCGTAAGTTATCCCGTCCCACAACGATAAACTTACGTCGTAAGAATCGTCAACCTCTGCGACCCGAACCACACACCCGCCCGATCCCGACCGATCAGTTTTCGAGAAGCGCGGCAGGTGAAACCGCAGCTAGCGTGAGGAGCAGAGAGGAGTTCGCCATGAACTGGAGTAACCGGATCCGGCAGACCCACCGCTGGCTGGCCGTCTTCTTCACGGTCACCGTCGTCGGTACCGCCGTCGCGTTGTCGCTGCCGGAGCCCGTCGTCTGGGTGTCCTACATCCCGCTGCTTCCGTTGGCGCTGATGTTCTTCAGCGGCATCTTCCTGTTCGTGCACCCGTATGTCGCGAAGCGCCGGGGAAGCGCCGTCGCCGAGAAATGACCCGTGTTCGGAACGGTCCACGCTGACGTGGACCGTTCCGGGTGGTCAGCGGCGCCGCAGCGCGGGGTCGAGCAGTGCGGGTGGGGTGTCGTGCTTCTCGTGAGCGGCGAGGTCGGTGCCGGGCGCGACGACGGTGTCGATCGCGTCGAGGACGTCGGCGCTCAGCACCGTGTCGGCGGCGGCCAGCTGCGAACGCAGATGGTCCACCGTGCGCGGTCCGACGATCGCACTGGTCACCCCCGGGTGAGCGGTCACGAAGCCCAGGGCCAACTGGATCAGCGTCAGGTCGGCCTCCTCGGCGATCTTGACCAGCTGCTCGACGGCGTCGAGCCGAGCCCGGTTGGCGGGCAGCGCGGTGTCGAAGCGTTCGGGCATCATCGTCGCCCGGTTGGTGGTGAACTCGCGGCCTTCCCGGATCGCTCCTGACAGCCAACCGGACGCCAGCGGGCTCCAGGCCAGCACGCCGAGGCCGTATCGCTCGGTCACGGGCAGGACGTGGGCCTCGATGCCGCGTTGCAGGATCGAGTAGCTGGGCTGTTCGGTGACGTAGCGGCTCAGGCGGTGCTCGCGGGCCGCCCACTGGGCCTCGACGATGCGGTACGCCGGGAAGGTCGAGGAACCGAAGTAGCGGATCTTGCCCGCGCGCTGGAGATCGGTCAGGGCCGACAGCGTCTCCTCGTCGCTGGTGTCGGGGTCCCAGCGGTGGATCTGGTACAGGTCGACGTGGTCGACACCGAGGCGACGCAGGCTGTTGTCCAGCTCGGTGACCAGCCAGCGGCGGGAGGCGCCCTGGTGGTTGCGCTCCTGGCCCATGGGCATGCTCGCCTTGGTGGCCAGGACGATGTCGTCGCGGCGGCCCGCGATCGCTGTGCCGACAAGCTTTTCCGACTCGCCCTGGCTGTACATGTCTGCGGTGTCGATGAGGTTGATGCCGCCTTCGAGGGCGGCGTCGACGATGGCGATCGCATCGTCCTGTGTGGTGCGTCCAATGGCACCGAAGTTCATGGCGCCCAATGCCAGCGAACTGACCTGGACACCGGTGCGGCCAAGGTTGCGGTACTGCATGACGATAATCCCCAATCCAAAAACGGAACATTGTTCCGCTAAAAGATACGGAACAATGTTCCGTTTGTCAACCGTGATGTGAGACAGTGACGTGGTGAACGACAGCGACGAGCCCGCGACCCGGCCAAAACGCGCCGACGCCCGGCGCAACCAGCAGACCCTGCTCGACGCCGCCGCCGAGGTCTTCGTGGCCTCGGGAGTCGAAGCCCCGGTACGCGACATCGCGGCCAAGGCGGGCGTCGGCGTGGGCACGATCTACCGCCACTTCCCCACCCGGGCGGAACTCGTCATCGCCGTCTACCGGCACCAGGTCGACGCGTGCGCCGAAGCCGGACCCTCGCTGCTGGCCAGCAGCGCCACCCCCTATGCCGCACTGGGGCAGTGGATCGACCTGTTCGTCGACTTCCTGGCCACCAAGCACGGGCTCGCCGCCGCGCTGCGGTCCGACGCGCAGTTCGAGACGCTGCACTCGTACTTCATCGACCGGCTCGTCCCGGTGTGCACCCAGCTGCTCGACGCCGCGAGCCAGGCCGGACAGATCCGCAGCGATGTGGAAGCGTACGAACTCATGCGCGGCGTCGGGAACCTGTGCATCGGCGCCGACAACGACCGCCGTTACGACGCGCGTCGGCTGGTCGGCCTGCTCATCGCAGGGCTGCGGCGACCCGATTAGCGATGGCCTCGCGTCAGTGGGATTCCAGGTGAGCCTGGATCATCGGGCCCACGATCTCGGGGCATTCCTCCGGCGTGAAGTGCCTGGCACCCTCGATCTTCTCCAACCGGTATTCGCCGGTCGTCCAGTTGACGGTGTCGTCGACCCCCGATACGGCCACCGCGCTGTCCTTTGTGCCCCAGATGAACAGCGTCGGCACCGCGACTTTTTCGTCCCGGCCGTCGAACCCGTCGACGCGGTACCAGTTCAACGCCGCCGTCAACGCTCCCGGCTGGGACAGGTGCTCGACGTAGACCTCGACGTTGCTGTCGGGCACACCGACGTAAGCGCCGCGCAGCGCGGCCGCGTCCTCGCCGAGGAGCACGGTTTCGGCTTTGCCGGGCTGGCGCAGGAGTTGCATGTAGGCGGAAGCCTTCTGCTGTTCCGGGTCGGTGCGCAGGGCTTTGGCGAACGCGCCGAGGTGCGGTACGGACACCGCGCACAGCGTCTTGATCCGATCGGCGTAGCGGGCGGCGACGACCCAGGCGACGGCCGCGCCCCAGTCGTGGCCGACCAGGTGGAAGTCGTTCCAGCCCAAGGAATCAGCGATGTCGACGACGTCCTTGGCGAGGTAGTCGAGGTGGTAGTCCTTGGGGTCGGGTGGACGCGCGTCCGGCGAATACCCGCGCTGGTCGACGGCGACGGCTCGGTATCCCAGTGAGCCGAACAAGGCGACGTAGTGGGCCCATTCGGTGGACAGCTCGGGGAAGCCGTGGAGGAACAGGACCGGCTGTCCCTCTGATGGGCCCGCGGCGATGGCGTCGAAGGTTCCCGCGCTGGTCGTGACGCGCGTTCGTTGCGGAGACGGCAGTGTCGTCATGGCGGTGATGTCCGATTCAGTAGCGGAAACGACGGTTCCCGTCACGGTAGCCTCCCGCGAACCCGACCCCGCCTCGGGCGAGAGCTGACGAGTACTAGCGGGGGTTCTTTCGCGACACGACATGCAGTTGGGCACTCTCAGAAGCATCGTCCGGGTCGATGAAGACGAAGTAGTCGTCGTTGTGCGCCAGCAGCCTGCCCTCGATCTGCCATTTCCCCTTGCCCGTGATGCGATCGAAGACTTGAATCGGGGGCTCGTCCTCAGATTCCTTCGCGAAGCCGGTCGACACCACATCGTCGCCGACACCGATACTCGTACCGAAACTGCTGGGTCCGGATTCCAAGCTCCCCTGCCTGGTCCACAAGGTCTTCCCAGTCGCGACGTCATGCACGCGAACGCCCTCGACGGCTGGTTCACCTGGATCATCGACTTCTTGATCGACCTCTTCGAAAACGACATCTCCACAGTGCACGAGAAGGCTATGCTCATCCTTGGCTCGCCACAGGGACTTCCCGTTCGTGACGTCTTTGATCTGCGGCCAACCCTTGCCACTGGTCGACAAAAAGTCGCCCTGCAACGGGGTATCGACCTCATAGTCGAAGGCGTCCGCCGGTTCGGGATAGCCGGTTTCCTTCCCGGACGACACGTCGATCACGTATGACGTCGTCTCCTTGTCACCTGGATTGCCGGTCGTCACCTCGGTGAAGATGTCACCGCTCTTGGTCAGCATGTAGCCGTGTTCATCGGGATTGATCACGTCCCCGTAGTCGAGCGGCGAGACCCAGCGTTGTTCACCGGTGGCCACGTCGATGGCGTCGACTCGGTCCCATACGTTCGAAGACGAAGCGGTCTCCCGATTGAGGAGTACGACCGGCGACGTTGATTCGTCGAAGATCCCGAGTTCAGGGAACAGTTCGGTCTGCCACACGTCGTTGGGCGCCCCAAGCGTCCACTGTCGATGGGATTTGTTCAGATCCTTGGTCCACAGCTCTTTGCCGGTGCTTACTTCGAAGCCGCGCATCCTGGAGTCGTTCTCACCGGTCTCCTCAACACTGACCAGAGTCCCGGAAGCGACCGTGACCGTGGCGAATTTGGTGAGTTTGATCGTGCGAACCTCCTTGCCGGAGTGGATGTCGTACACGACTGCCTCATCCCCATTGAGCGCTTGCATGGCGATGATGTAGTCACCACTCAGGAACACGCTGGGGTAATCCAAGTTGGAGTGCCAGACCTTGTCCCCGGTGCCCAAGTCGGACACCGTCGCTTGGATACCATTTGACGATCCATACGCATGTACCAGCATGTCTTCGTGAATCAGCGCCGCGTCGGAAGCACCGACGCCTTGTGTCCACACTGGCTCCGCTTCGGGAAGCACTTCCTGCTTGGCCCATCCGGGGCCGGGGTCCTCCTTGGGCAGGCTGAAATTGGTGGCGACTACCAGCGCCAGCAAGAGGATCACGACGAGAGTGACGCCGTCGAGAATCAGCCGTCGGCGCCCTCGCCGACGCAATGCGCGTGAGAACCGCTGTCGAGCACTGTCGCGGGCGGGCGAGGGCACTGCGTCGTTCATGGTCTTGGACGTTAGCCAGCGTTGGGACCACCGACGTCACCCGAACAGGTAGACCACCGACGATGGCCCGACGAACGGCACGACCTAGCCAAGCAGCGCGGCTCGCACCAGCGCGGCCGTCGCATCGAGGTCGGGGCGTTCGCGTTGCCGCCAATCGGCGTGAACGCGATAGGAATCGCCCGGGTAGCGGGGGAACACGTGCAGGTGGACGTGGAAGACATCCTGCCCGGCCGCCTCGCCGTCGGCGAGGGTGAGGCTGACACCCTCGCAGCGCAACGGAGTCCGGCGCACGGCCCGCCCGATCCGGTGAGCCACGGTCCACAAGTGAGCGCCTATGTCCTCCGGCAGCGCCTCCAGCCCCGCGTAGTGGGCCTTGGGGACGATCAGGGTGTGCCCGTCCGACACAGGCGCGAGGTCCATGAACGCCAGGGACACGTCATCCTCGTGGACCACACTGGATGGCGCGTCGCCAGCGACAATGGAGCAGAACACGCAGCTCACGTTCGCCATGCTATGCGACGCGTGCCAGGCGACGTCGAATATGGTGGGGCCGAAGACGAGGTGAGCATGGACCGGGACGGGAACCGCGACAGGACTGGCGCGGTTTGGGTGACTAGCCGAAGCTCATCATCGCGCCGTGGCCCGAGTCGGCGGCGGCGATGAAGAAGGCCCGCAGATCGTCGTAGTCGCGCCGTAGGTATTGGAGGTCGTCGGCGTCCCAGCAGCGGGCGTTGGGGTAGACCTCTTCGCGGGACATGGCTTCGGCGTCGTAGTGGGCCGCGAGGGTGTCGAAGGGGGTTTCGGCGAGGAACTTGGCGGCGTCGGCGAGGTCGGCGACCGTCCAGAGGTTGAGGTACCAGCCGTTGCCGTTGGCGATGCAGTAGCCGCCTTCCTGGATGCTGAACGGCAACATCGCCTCGTCGAGGAGGTGGTCGAGTCCGGCCCAGGATTTCTGAATGTCGACTTCGGAGTTCTCGGGCGGTGGGGTGCCGTCGTAGTCGTAGAAGTCTTCCAGGAACTGTTCGGCCCAGTCGGGGTCGTTTTCGGCCTTGTCCAGTTCGTCCGGTGTCATGCGGACGAATGTGACGTACATGCCCATGGGGGTTTGGATACCTAGCTGTCGTCGAAATGGTGTGGGGGAATGCGATCCAGGCGCGATCATACTGCGCCACTTCGTCGTGATCGTCACGATACGGGGCGCGGTGAGGCCGGGCTTTCGAACAGTTCGGTGACAGAGGGTCACGTCATGATCGTCCTATCCCGATCGAATCCAGTCGCGCATCAGAAAGTCACCGGCAATGACAGTCGTCGAGGAATTCAAGCCACAGCACCGCATCCGCATCGACACGCTGTTCTGGCAGCACCGCTCCCCGTTCCTGGGTTCGCAGGAACAGTTGGACGAACTCGCCCGCGAAGCCGACGCCAAAGCCGCCGCCCGAGCGGCGGCCCGCGCCCAGGCCGAGTTGATGGACTATCTCCGTTCGCTCGGCGCGCCCCGCCCGCGACCGTCCGTTTTCGACGTCCACCGTCCCGCCGTGCGACGGCTGCGGCCGATCATCCATGTCGGACTCATTCCGATGCTGTGGGCGATAACGACTTGCCGCTGCGGCGAACGCTGGCCCTGTAACTCGGTCAAGCGACACCTTCGCGCCCACCTGGGTTGGAGCGTTGACATAACCGACGAACTCAAGACGCTCACCCGGGCGCTTCCCCGCCCTCGCACCCGGTTCAGTCGCCTGCGTCGGTTGCTCTCGCGGGTGGCTCGTCGCGGGCCCGGAACAGCGTTACGGAGCCCCCGAAGGGGCTCCGTATGGCTGTGGTTGGTGCCGTGTCAGGCGGCGTCGAGGGCGGCGATGATCTTGCGGGTCATGTCAGCCAGGGTCGGGCTGGGCTTGACGCGCTGGGTGGCCGCTTCGATGGCGACCATGAGGGTGCTGCGGAAGTTGTCGGCCTCGGCCGCGTCCTGGCTCTTCAGCAGCTTGGCCGCTTCGGTCAGCGCTGGCAGCACCTGGTCGGCGATGTCGGCGACGGACTTGGCCTTCAGCTTCGCGCCGTGTTGCTTCTCGGCGAGGACGTGGCCGATCGCGCCGGTCGCGGAGCCCAGGGCGATGGAGCCGTCGGTGGCGACCTTGTGGGGCGAGCCCCCGGCGGCGCTGGCCGCCGCCAGCAGTTCGATGGCGCCGTAGGCGGCGGTGCGCAGGGTGGTCTTGTCCTGGTCGGTGAAGTTGATCGACATTTCGGTGTGCTCCTAAGGAATCTGTGGTTCGTTGTCCGGCGGGGGTTCCCGCCTTGCCTCTACAGATTTCCCGGCGCGGCTGACACCCGGCGGCCATGCCGCTGACACCGGTGACAGCAGGAGACGTTGATCGAGCGGCATCAGCGTGATGTGGGCGGTACGGACGAGCAAGTCGCCCAGCGGATGGGGATGTTGACGGCGCTGGCCAAGAAGGCGGGGCTGACGTATCGGCTCGATCTGGCGCGGGCCGTGGAGGAGGGCGCAATCGTGTCCGATTTCGACACTCTGGTGCGCCTCGGCGTCGAGTGTGGTCTCGACGCCGAGGCGACCCGAGAGGCGTTGGCCCGGCGGGTGGGTGTCACCGGGGTTCCCACGTTCGTCTTCAATGGTCAGGCGGGCGATTCCTAGCCGGACAGGTGCTCGAGGATCAGCTCGCGCTGTCCCTCGTTTCCGATCTCGCTGAAGTAGCCGTCGCGGTTGGTCAGGAAGACCACGTGCGCCGACAGCTCGGGGAACCAGCCGCTGAAGGACTCGAACCCGGCGTTGCCCCCGGTGTGGTAGCGCACCGGGTGTTTGATGGTGCCGACGAACCAGCCGTAGCCGTAGTGGTGCTCCTCGTCGAAGACGGAATCGCAGAAGACGTGCGGGGTGAAGCTGCGCCGCCGGGATTCGTCGCTGAGGATGCGGCCGTCGGCCACGGCCTGGTTCCAGGTCACCATGTCGGTGGTGGTGGACCAGATGTCCCCGGCTCCGCGTCCGACCAGGTCCAGTTCGAACAGTTTCTCGCGCGGGGTTCCGTCGGGGGCACAGCCGACGGCGATGTTCGGGCGGTCACCGGCGTTGCCCGCGAAGGTGTCGGTCATTCCCAGTGGGGTGAAGATCCTCTGGTCCAGGAACTCGCGGTAGGGGGTGTCGGAGACCAGTTCGACGATGTGTGCCAGCAGGCAGAAACCGGCGCTGGAGTAGCGGAACTGGGAACCGGGTTCGCAGAAGAGCTCGCGCTGCTGGAACGTCGCGATCAGGTCGTCGATCGGCATCGGTTCGCCCAGGTCGATCTCGGGATAGTCGTTCCAGTGGCCGATTCCGGAGGAGTTCGACAGCAGATGGTGGAGGGTGAGCGGTTTCCAGGACTCCGGGGATCCGGACACCCATTTTGACAGTGGGTCGTCGACCGACAGTTTGCCCGCGTCGGCCAGCAGCAGGGTCGCCGCGGCGGTGAACTGCTTGCTGATCGAGGCGATCTGGAACCGGTGGTCCGGTGTCAACGGGGTGCCCGCGACGGGGTCGGCGAGGCCGTGGCTTTCTTGGTGCACGACCTTGCCGTCGCGCACCACCAGGACGTTGCTGGGGGTTTCAGGAAGTGATGTCATAGAGACATCATAGTGCACCGTCGCCAATTGTCGGCTAACCGACAGTTTGTTGCCAGTCGGCTAGCCCGCCAGGACGGTCAGGAAGTGCGAGACCTTGGCCGCCATCGCCTCCCGGGCCGCCGCCAGGTACTTGCGCGGGTCGACGTTGTCGGGGTTGGCGGCGAGGTGGCCGCGCACCGCGTCGGTGTAGGCGATGTTCAGCGCCGTGCCGATGTTGATCTTGATCATGCCGCCGCGCACGGCCTTGGCCAGTTCGGCGTCGGGGACGCCCGAGGAGCCGTGCAGCACCAGCGGGATCGCGACGGCTTCCTTGATCGCGGCGATGAGGTCGTGGTCGAGCACCGCGTCGCGGGTCGTCATCGCGTGCGAGGAGCCGACGGCCACGGCCAGCGCGTCCACGCCGGTGTCCATGACGTAGGCGGCGGCCTCGTCGGGACTGGTGCGGGCGCCGGGCGCGTGGGCCGACAACGGGGCCTCGCCGTCCTTGCCGCCCACCTGGCCCAGTTCGCTCTCCACCCACAGGCCGCGGCTGTTGAGGTACTCGACGGCGCGGCCGGTCTCGTCCACGTTCTCCGCGTACGGGAGTTTGGACGCGTCGATCATGACCGAGCCGAAACCGTGCTGTGGCGCCACTTCCCACAGGCTCGCGTCGGTGACGTGGTCCAGGTGGAGCGCGACGGGGACGTCGCTGGTCTCGGCGACGGCGGCGGTGGCCGCCGCGATCGGGGCGATCTGGCCGTGGTGGAACTTGATGGCGTTCTCGCTGATCTGGAGGATCACCGGACGCTCGGCGCGTCCGGCACCGTCGACAATGGCCTCGGCGTGTTCGACGGTGATGACGTTGAACGCGCCCACACCACCCCTGGTGTTCTCCATGAGTTCAGCGGTCGGGACCAATGCCATGGGGGTCACAGCTCCTTGAGATGTATGTGATGGCGCAATGTCAGGTAGTCGGTCACATCCACCCGGCCCGCGACCGGGGATCTGACGGCGGCGGCCGACAGCGCGACCGCGTCGGTGAGGCGGGTGGGCCAGCCGGTGTCGTACAGGACGCCGCGGGCCAGACCCGCGACGCAGGCGTCGCCGGCGCCAGTGGGGTTGCCGGAGACGGTCTCGGGCGGGGCCGCGGTGAACGCGGCGTCGGGCAGCACCGCCAGCAGGCCGTCGGGGCCGAGCGAGGCGATGACGGCGCGGGCACCGGCGGCGCGCAGGGTTTCGGCGGCCTTCCGGATTCCGTCCACCGTGGATAGATCGGCGTCGGGGACGGCGGCGGCCAGTTCGTGGGCGTTGGGTTTGATCACATCGGGCCGTTGCGGCAGCGCGGCACGCAGGGCTTCGCCGTCGCAGTCGAGGATCGTGGTGACGCCGCGGTCGCGGGCGGCGGCGACGAGCTGGGCGTAGGCGTCGACGGGCAGGCCCTGGGGCAGCGAACCGGACAACACGACGACGCGCGCCACCCGCAGCAGTCCGTCGAAACGGTCGCGGAAGCGTTGCCACTCTTCGGATGTGATCTCGGGACCGGGTTCCCAGAAGCCGGTGGCGTCGGCCGGGTCGGCCACGACCAGGGCGCGCCGGGATTCGCCGTCGACGCGGACGAAGCGGTGCCGCAGCCCGGCGGGGATCCGCTCGGCGATGCGTTCGCCGGTGTGGCCGCCGAGCAGACCGGTGGCCAGAACCGGGTCCCGCAGGGTGTGCAGGATCCGGGCCGTGTTGAGTGCTTTGCCGCCGGGCATCTCGGCAACAGTACCTACCCGGTATGTCGCGTGCGGACGCAGCTCGGCGTCGATGGAGTAGGTGACGTCGAGCGCTGCGTTGAGCGCGA containing:
- a CDS encoding serine hydrolase domain-containing protein — protein: MTSLPETPSNVLVVRDGKVVHQESHGLADPVAGTPLTPDHRFQIASISKQFTAAATLLLADAGKLSVDDPLSKWVSGSPESWKPLTLHHLLSNSSGIGHWNDYPEIDLGEPMPIDDLIATFQQRELFCEPGSQFRYSSAGFCLLAHIVELVSDTPYREFLDQRIFTPLGMTDTFAGNAGDRPNIAVGCAPDGTPREKLFELDLVGRGAGDIWSTTTDMVTWNQAVADGRILSDESRRRSFTPHVFCDSVFDEEHHYGYGWFVGTIKHPVRYHTGGNAGFESFSGWFPELSAHVVFLTNRDGYFSEIGNEGQRELILEHLSG
- a CDS encoding 1-phosphofructokinase family hexose kinase, with product MILTVALNAALDVTYSIDAELRPHATYRVGTVAEMPGGKALNTARILHTLRDPVLATGLLGGHTGERIAERIPAGLRHRFVRVDGESRRALVVADPADATGFWEPGPEITSEEWQRFRDRFDGLLRVARVVVLSGSLPQGLPVDAYAQLVAAARDRGVTTILDCDGEALRAALPQRPDVIKPNAHELAAAVPDADLSTVDGIRKAAETLRAAGARAVIASLGPDGLLAVLPDAAFTAAPPETVSGNPTGAGDACVAGLARGVLYDTGWPTRLTDAVALSAAAVRSPVAGRVDVTDYLTLRHHIHLKEL
- a CDS encoding TetR/AcrR family transcriptional regulator; protein product: MNDSDEPATRPKRADARRNQQTLLDAAAEVFVASGVEAPVRDIAAKAGVGVGTIYRHFPTRAELVIAVYRHQVDACAEAGPSLLASSATPYAALGQWIDLFVDFLATKHGLAAALRSDAQFETLHSYFIDRLVPVCTQLLDAASQAGQIRSDVEAYELMRGVGNLCIGADNDRRYDARRLVGLLIAGLRRPD
- a CDS encoding membrane protein, coding for MNWSNRIRQTHRWLAVFFTVTVVGTAVALSLPEPVVWVSYIPLLPLALMFFSGIFLFVHPYVAKRRGSAVAEK
- a CDS encoding aldo/keto reductase, translated to MQYRNLGRTGVQVSSLALGAMNFGAIGRTTQDDAIAIVDAALEGGINLIDTADMYSQGESEKLVGTAIAGRRDDIVLATKASMPMGQERNHQGASRRWLVTELDNSLRRLGVDHVDLYQIHRWDPDTSDEETLSALTDLQRAGKIRYFGSSTFPAYRIVEAQWAAREHRLSRYVTEQPSYSILQRGIEAHVLPVTERYGLGVLAWSPLASGWLSGAIREGREFTTNRATMMPERFDTALPANRARLDAVEQLVKIAEEADLTLIQLALGFVTAHPGVTSAIVGPRTVDHLRSQLAAADTVLSADVLDAIDTVVAPGTDLAAHEKHDTPPALLDPALRRR
- a CDS encoding HIT family protein, producing the protein MANVSCVFCSIVAGDAPSSVVHEDDVSLAFMDLAPVSDGHTLIVPKAHYAGLEALPEDIGAHLWTVAHRIGRAVRRTPLRCEGVSLTLADGEAAGQDVFHVHLHVFPRYPGDSYRVHADWRQRERPDLDATAALVRAALLG
- a CDS encoding class II fructose-bisphosphate aldolase, with amino-acid sequence MALVPTAELMENTRGGVGAFNVITVEHAEAIVDGAGRAERPVILQISENAIKFHHGQIAPIAAATAAVAETSDVPVALHLDHVTDASLWEVAPQHGFGSVMIDASKLPYAENVDETGRAVEYLNSRGLWVESELGQVGGKDGEAPLSAHAPGARTSPDEAAAYVMDTGVDALAVAVGSSHAMTTRDAVLDHDLIAAIKEAVAIPLVLHGSSGVPDAELAKAVRGGMIKINIGTALNIAYTDAVRGHLAANPDNVDPRKYLAAAREAMAAKVSHFLTVLAG
- a CDS encoding PQQ-binding-like beta-propeller repeat protein — translated: MNDAVPSPARDSARQRFSRALRRRGRRRLILDGVTLVVILLLALVVATNFSLPKEDPGPGWAKQEVLPEAEPVWTQGVGASDAALIHEDMLVHAYGSSNGIQATVSDLGTGDKVWHSNLDYPSVFLSGDYIIAMQALNGDEAVVYDIHSGKEVRTIKLTKFATVTVASGTLVSVEETGENDSRMRGFEVSTGKELWTKDLNKSHRQWTLGAPNDVWQTELFPELGIFDESTSPVVLLNRETASSSNVWDRVDAIDVATGEQRWVSPLDYGDVINPDEHGYMLTKSGDIFTEVTTGNPGDKETTSYVIDVSSGKETGYPEPADAFDYEVDTPLQGDFLSTSGKGWPQIKDVTNGKSLWRAKDEHSLLVHCGDVVFEEVDQEVDDPGEPAVEGVRVHDVATGKTLWTRQGSLESGPSSFGTSIGVGDDVVSTGFAKESEDEPPIQVFDRITGKGKWQIEGRLLAHNDDYFVFIDPDDASESAQLHVVSRKNPR
- a CDS encoding alpha/beta fold hydrolase, with translation MTGTVVSATESDITAMTTLPSPQRTRVTTSAGTFDAIAAGPSEGQPVLFLHGFPELSTEWAHYVALFGSLGYRAVAVDQRGYSPDARPPDPKDYHLDYLAKDVVDIADSLGWNDFHLVGHDWGAAVAWVVAARYADRIKTLCAVSVPHLGAFAKALRTDPEQQKASAYMQLLRQPGKAETVLLGEDAAALRGAYVGVPDSNVEVYVEHLSQPGALTAALNWYRVDGFDGRDEKVAVPTLFIWGTKDSAVAVSGVDDTVNWTTGEYRLEKIEGARHFTPEECPEIVGPMIQAHLESH
- a CDS encoding DsbA family oxidoreductase — translated: MIERHQRDVGGTDEQVAQRMGMLTALAKKAGLTYRLDLARAVEEGAIVSDFDTLVRLGVECGLDAEATREALARRVGVTGVPTFVFNGQAGDS
- a CDS encoding DUF1877 family protein, whose protein sequence is MIAPGSHSPTPFRRQLGIQTPMGMYVTFVRMTPDELDKAENDPDWAEQFLEDFYDYDGTPPPENSEVDIQKSWAGLDHLLDEAMLPFSIQEGGYCIANGNGWYLNLWTVADLADAAKFLAETPFDTLAAHYDAEAMSREEVYPNARCWDADDLQYLRRDYDDLRAFFIAAADSGHGAMMSFG